One Cucumis sativus cultivar 9930 chromosome 1, Cucumber_9930_V3, whole genome shotgun sequence DNA segment encodes these proteins:
- the LOC101217111 gene encoding signal recognition particle subunit SRP68 isoform X2, with translation MASMEVDSANSNTFDPDNPRFSVNVLQLLKSAQMQHGLRHGDYTRYRRYCTARLRRLYKSLKFTHGRGKYTKRAITQSTVSEVRYLHVVLYTAERAWSHAMEKRQLPDGPNPRQRIYLIGRLRKAVKWATLFAQLCASKGDSRTSLEAEAYASYMTGNLLFEQDRNWDTALLNFKRARAVYEELGKVGDLENQVLCRERVEELEPSIRYCLHKIGKSNLQASELLHIGEMEGPALDLFKAKLEAVMSEARSQQAVSMTEFHWLGHRFPISNAKTRVSILKARELEKDLQSSADSLPAEKRLSIFDKIFAAYHEARSSIRSDLVSAGNAESVKDDLSGLDKAVSAVLGQRTIERNQLLVKIAKSKLVRRHDEKNEKVTKPEELVRLYDLLLQNIADLSDLVSSGRDRRQEEVTFAEECSLKSLAFRGERCFYLAKSYSLAGKRAEAYVLYCHARSLIEDAIQKFRTANISDPLIEELKTLIEECRVNSCVEHATGIIEEAKAPENLSKKISNMSLTGAEKKSAKYLLQSLDNYESAVGDSNIKTAPRIEAFPPAFQAIPRNPIVLDIAFNFIDFPSLENRMKKDRKGFISRLWG, from the exons ATGGCGTCCATGGAAGTCGACAGCGCTAACTCCAATACTTTTGACCCTGACAATCCTAGATTTTCCGTTAATG TATTGCAGCTCTTGAAATCTGCCCAAATGCAGCATGGGTTACGTCATGGAGATTATACTCGCTATCG GAGGTATTGCACAGCTCGGCTAAGAAGGTTGTATAAATCTTTGAAGTTCACTCATGGCCGTGGAAAGTACACCAAACGTGCCATAACTCAGTCAACTGTTAGTGAAGTCAG GTATCTCCATGTGGTTCTTTATACGGCGGAGAGAGCATGGAGTCATGCCATGGAGAAAAGGCAATTACCGGATGGTCCAAATCCACGCCAACGTATCTATTTGATTGGTAGGCTCAGAAAGGCAGTAAAATGGGCCACTCTCTTTGCACAATTGTGTGCAAGCAAGGGAGACTCAAGAACATCTTTGGAAGCTGAG GCTTATGCATCGTATATGACTGGAAACTTGTTGTTTGAGCAAGATCGGAATTGGGACACTGCATTACTGAACTTCAAAAGAGCGAG AGCTGTTTATGAGGAACTTGGGAAAGTAGGAGATCTAGAGAATCAAGTTTTGTGTCGTGAACGTGTAGAGGAGCTAGAACCTAGTATACGATACTGCTTGCACAAGATTGGGAAGTCAAATCTACAGGCCTCTGAACTTCTACATATTGGGGAAATGGAAGGCCCTGCTCTAGACCTTTTTAAAGCAAAATTAGAG GCTGTCATGTCAGAGGCCAGATCTCAGCAGGCTGTTTCCATGACTGAGTTTCATTGGCTTGGTCATAGATTTCCAATATCCAATGCAAAAACCAGAGTTTCCATATTAAAAG CTCGGGAATTAGAGAAGGACTTGCAAAGTTCAGCAGATTCTCTTCCAGCAGAGAAAAGATTGTCCATTTTTGATAAGATCTTTGCAGCATACCACGAGGCAAGGAGCTCGATTCGCTCTGACTTG GTCAGTGCTGGAAATGCTGAAAGTGTTAAAGATGATTTGAGTGGGCTTGATAAAGCTGTTAGTGCAGTGTTGGGTCAAAGGACAATAGAACGCAACCAGTTATTggtaaaaattgcaaaaagcAAGCTTGTTAGACGTcatgatgaaaaaaatgagaaagttACCAAGCCAGAGGAACTTGTTCGCTTGTATGATCTTTTATTACAG AATATTGCTGATCTTTCTGACTTAGTCAGTTCTGGAAGAGATAGGAGGCAGGAAGAAGTGACTTTTGCTGAAGAGTGCTCTCTTAAAAGCCTAGCTTTTCGTGGAGAAAG GTGCTTTTACTTGGCAAAGTCGTACAGTTTGGCTGGAAAAAGAGCAGAAGCTTATGTATTATATTGCCATGCTCGCTCCCTTATTGAAGATGCCATACAAAAATTCCGTACAGCAAATATCAGTGATCCG TTGATCGAAGAGTTGAAGACGTTGATTGAGGAATGCAGAGTGAACAGCTGTGTAGAGCATGCAACTGGAATTATTGAGGAGGCGAAGGCTCCAGAAAATCTGTCGAAGAAGATCTCAAACATGTCATTGACTGGAGCAGAGAAGAAG TCGGCCAAATACCTCCTTCAGAGCCTCGATAACTACGAGTCTGCAGTTGGCGATTCCAATATAAAGACTGCTCCACGTATTGAAGCCTTTCCTCCCGCATTTCAGGCGATCCCTCGCAATCCCATTGTTCTAGACATTGCATTCAACTTCATTGACTTCCCATCTCTCGAGaatagaatgaaaaaagaCAGAAAGGGCTTTATCAGTAGGCTATGGGGATGA
- the LOC101217111 gene encoding signal recognition particle subunit SRP68 isoform X1, whose translation MASMEVDSANSNTFDPDNPRFSVNVLQLLKSAQMQHGLRHGDYTRYRRYCTARLRRLYKSLKFTHGRGKYTKRAITQSTVSEVRYLHVVLYTAERAWSHAMEKRQLPDGPNPRQRIYLIGRLRKAVKWATLFAQLCASKGDSRTSLEAEAYASYMTGNLLFEQDRNWDTALLNFKRARAVYEELGKVGDLENQVLCRERVEELEPSIRYCLHKIGKSNLQASELLHIGEMEGPALDLFKAKLEAVMSEARSQQAVSMTEFHWLGHRFPISNAKTRVSILKARELEKDLQSSADSLPAEKRLSIFDKIFAAYHEARSSIRSDLVSAGNAESVKDDLSGLDKAVSAVLGQRTIERNQLLVKIAKSKLVRRHDEKNEKVTKPEELVRLYDLLLQNIADLSDLVSSGRDRRQEEVTFAEECSLKSLAFRGERCFYLAKSYSLAGKRAEAYVLYCHARSLIEDAIQKFRTANISDPKLIEELKTLIEECRVNSCVEHATGIIEEAKAPENLSKKISNMSLTGAEKKSAKYLLQSLDNYESAVGDSNIKTAPRIEAFPPAFQAIPRNPIVLDIAFNFIDFPSLENRMKKDRKGFISRLWG comes from the exons ATGGCGTCCATGGAAGTCGACAGCGCTAACTCCAATACTTTTGACCCTGACAATCCTAGATTTTCCGTTAATG TATTGCAGCTCTTGAAATCTGCCCAAATGCAGCATGGGTTACGTCATGGAGATTATACTCGCTATCG GAGGTATTGCACAGCTCGGCTAAGAAGGTTGTATAAATCTTTGAAGTTCACTCATGGCCGTGGAAAGTACACCAAACGTGCCATAACTCAGTCAACTGTTAGTGAAGTCAG GTATCTCCATGTGGTTCTTTATACGGCGGAGAGAGCATGGAGTCATGCCATGGAGAAAAGGCAATTACCGGATGGTCCAAATCCACGCCAACGTATCTATTTGATTGGTAGGCTCAGAAAGGCAGTAAAATGGGCCACTCTCTTTGCACAATTGTGTGCAAGCAAGGGAGACTCAAGAACATCTTTGGAAGCTGAG GCTTATGCATCGTATATGACTGGAAACTTGTTGTTTGAGCAAGATCGGAATTGGGACACTGCATTACTGAACTTCAAAAGAGCGAG AGCTGTTTATGAGGAACTTGGGAAAGTAGGAGATCTAGAGAATCAAGTTTTGTGTCGTGAACGTGTAGAGGAGCTAGAACCTAGTATACGATACTGCTTGCACAAGATTGGGAAGTCAAATCTACAGGCCTCTGAACTTCTACATATTGGGGAAATGGAAGGCCCTGCTCTAGACCTTTTTAAAGCAAAATTAGAG GCTGTCATGTCAGAGGCCAGATCTCAGCAGGCTGTTTCCATGACTGAGTTTCATTGGCTTGGTCATAGATTTCCAATATCCAATGCAAAAACCAGAGTTTCCATATTAAAAG CTCGGGAATTAGAGAAGGACTTGCAAAGTTCAGCAGATTCTCTTCCAGCAGAGAAAAGATTGTCCATTTTTGATAAGATCTTTGCAGCATACCACGAGGCAAGGAGCTCGATTCGCTCTGACTTG GTCAGTGCTGGAAATGCTGAAAGTGTTAAAGATGATTTGAGTGGGCTTGATAAAGCTGTTAGTGCAGTGTTGGGTCAAAGGACAATAGAACGCAACCAGTTATTggtaaaaattgcaaaaagcAAGCTTGTTAGACGTcatgatgaaaaaaatgagaaagttACCAAGCCAGAGGAACTTGTTCGCTTGTATGATCTTTTATTACAG AATATTGCTGATCTTTCTGACTTAGTCAGTTCTGGAAGAGATAGGAGGCAGGAAGAAGTGACTTTTGCTGAAGAGTGCTCTCTTAAAAGCCTAGCTTTTCGTGGAGAAAG GTGCTTTTACTTGGCAAAGTCGTACAGTTTGGCTGGAAAAAGAGCAGAAGCTTATGTATTATATTGCCATGCTCGCTCCCTTATTGAAGATGCCATACAAAAATTCCGTACAGCAAATATCAGTGATCCG AAGTTGATCGAAGAGTTGAAGACGTTGATTGAGGAATGCAGAGTGAACAGCTGTGTAGAGCATGCAACTGGAATTATTGAGGAGGCGAAGGCTCCAGAAAATCTGTCGAAGAAGATCTCAAACATGTCATTGACTGGAGCAGAGAAGAAG TCGGCCAAATACCTCCTTCAGAGCCTCGATAACTACGAGTCTGCAGTTGGCGATTCCAATATAAAGACTGCTCCACGTATTGAAGCCTTTCCTCCCGCATTTCAGGCGATCCCTCGCAATCCCATTGTTCTAGACATTGCATTCAACTTCATTGACTTCCCATCTCTCGAGaatagaatgaaaaaagaCAGAAAGGGCTTTATCAGTAGGCTATGGGGATGA